The Saprospiraceae bacterium genome includes a window with the following:
- a CDS encoding MCE family protein produces MEKADFHKLKLGIFVISGITIFLLFAYFIGNQSNIWGTNTEVYAIFDNINGLKAGNNVRYSGMNSGTVTSIYMANDSQVVVIISLQKNVIKHIKKDSKAAITSDGLVGNMVVNIIPGSPEAGLISKGDTLKSFARIRTDEMLQTLSVTNENAALLTAELLKISKEISSGDGIIRQLLSDGHMANDLKFTIHNLGIASNQSVVTIQKVNEMVSSLDKKDNVLGTLKDTSTANKLKNIITNIEKVSKNIEGVVQNLNSTIDNANQTIDNVKSGEGLINHLSNDPNLVKKVDRTLVQLDSAIFQINNAGILLNQNLEALKHNWLLRGYFEKLEKEKLKSKDQKIKIK; encoded by the coding sequence ATGGAAAAGGCAGATTTTCATAAACTAAAACTTGGAATATTTGTAATTTCAGGTATTACTATTTTCCTTTTATTTGCATATTTCATTGGTAATCAAAGCAATATATGGGGCACTAATACAGAAGTATACGCTATTTTTGATAACATCAATGGGCTGAAAGCCGGAAATAATGTCAGATACTCTGGCATGAATTCCGGCACAGTGACATCTATCTATATGGCGAACGACTCACAAGTGGTTGTGATCATTTCATTGCAAAAAAATGTAATAAAACATATTAAAAAAGATTCTAAAGCAGCTATTACTTCTGATGGCCTCGTGGGTAATATGGTAGTAAACATCATCCCAGGTAGTCCGGAAGCAGGCCTTATTTCTAAAGGGGACACCTTGAAGTCTTTTGCAAGAATAAGGACAGATGAAATGCTTCAAACTTTAAGCGTGACAAATGAAAATGCAGCTCTGCTTACTGCAGAATTGCTAAAAATAAGCAAGGAAATATCTTCAGGTGACGGGATTATCAGACAACTTTTATCTGATGGCCACATGGCCAACGATTTAAAATTTACGATTCATAATTTAGGAATAGCTTCAAACCAATCAGTAGTAACCATTCAAAAAGTGAATGAAATGGTGTCATCATTAGATAAAAAGGACAATGTTCTAGGAACCTTGAAAGACACATCAACAGCAAACAAATTAAAAAACATCATCACAAATATCGAAAAAGTGTCAAAAAATATTGAAGGCGTAGTACAAAATCTAAACTCTACGATCGATAACGCGAATCAAACTATAGATAATGTAAAAAGTGGCGAAGGTCTGATCAACCATTTGTCCAATGATCCAAATCTGGTCAAAAAAGTAGATCGAACTTTAGTTCAGCTGGATTCAGCAATTTTTCAGATTAATAATGCCGGCATCTTGCTCAACCAAAACCTGGAAGCGTTAAAGCATAACTGGTTGTTACGTGGATATTTTGAAAAGTTAGAAAAAGAGAAATTGAAATCAAAAGATCAAAAAATAAAGATAAAATAA
- a CDS encoding ATP-binding cassette domain-containing protein yields MKTQYTDNKKIIEIRNLCKTFGDHKVLDNFDLDLYEGETLVIMGKSGSGKSVMIKCLIGLEKPDSGQITIMGKNMETLQDVELDEIRTDVGFLFQGSALYDSMTVRDNIEFPLRRHTLKFGRIRDATPMVMEVLKNVGLEETIDLMPEELSGGMKRRIALARTLILKPKIILYDEPTTGLDPITAKEIILLMKTIQSQYKTSSIVITHDVDCARFTANRMVLLVDGMNYAEGKFAELDASKDPKVMAFFKS; encoded by the coding sequence ATGAAAACACAATATACCGATAATAAAAAAATCATCGAAATCCGAAACCTTTGTAAAACTTTCGGAGATCACAAAGTACTTGACAATTTTGATCTTGACCTGTACGAAGGAGAAACTCTGGTAATAATGGGAAAATCCGGTAGTGGAAAATCTGTCATGATCAAATGTCTGATAGGATTGGAAAAGCCGGATTCAGGTCAGATTACTATAATGGGTAAGAATATGGAAACCTTACAGGATGTGGAATTGGATGAAATCAGAACAGATGTAGGTTTTTTATTTCAAGGAAGTGCACTTTATGACTCCATGACAGTAAGAGATAACATTGAGTTTCCGTTGAGAAGACATACTCTGAAGTTTGGCAGAATCCGGGACGCGACACCAATGGTGATGGAAGTATTGAAAAATGTCGGCCTGGAGGAGACCATTGATCTCATGCCTGAAGAATTGTCAGGTGGTATGAAAAGAAGGATTGCTTTGGCCAGAACATTAATCCTAAAGCCCAAAATAATTTTATATGATGAACCTACCACAGGACTGGATCCTATTACTGCCAAAGAAATCATTTTGCTGATGAAAACCATCCAAAGCCAATATAAGACATCATCCATTGTAATAACCCATGATGTAGACTGCGCCAGGTTTACAGCGAACAGGATGGTTCTGCTGGTTGATGGAATGAATTACGCAGAAGGTAAATTTGCAGAACTTGACGCATCAAAAGACCCAAAAGTGATGGCATTTTTTAAATCTTAA
- a CDS encoding ABC transporter permease, which produces MKSAEYTGLKWILIETGELFLFAQKFFKELFKKPFEGKEFLRQCYNVGNKSLLLVAITGFIIGLVFTMQSRPKMVELGADSWIPSMVGIAILREIGPIITALICAGKIGSGIGAEIGSMRVTEQIDAMEVSGTNPFKYLVVTRILATTFMLPILILLADIIALTGSFIIENIKGDVSFILFFNEVMASLDFVDLIPATIKSFFFGFAIGLVGCYKGYTTIHGTAGVGVSANSAVVEASILVFFIDFIAVIIADLIYLS; this is translated from the coding sequence ATGAAAAGTGCAGAATACACAGGTTTGAAATGGATTCTTATAGAAACAGGTGAACTCTTTCTTTTTGCACAAAAGTTTTTTAAAGAACTCTTCAAAAAGCCTTTTGAAGGAAAGGAGTTTTTACGTCAGTGTTATAATGTAGGAAACAAATCATTGTTATTGGTCGCCATTACCGGATTTATCATAGGCTTGGTATTTACGATGCAATCCAGACCAAAAATGGTTGAATTGGGAGCTGACTCCTGGATACCATCGATGGTTGGAATTGCCATTCTCAGAGAGATAGGACCTATCATTACGGCTTTGATATGTGCCGGCAAAATAGGTTCAGGAATCGGTGCAGAAATTGGTTCGATGAGGGTTACAGAACAAATAGATGCCATGGAAGTTTCCGGTACCAACCCATTCAAATATCTGGTCGTCACTAGGATTCTTGCTACTACCTTTATGCTGCCCATACTAATATTATTGGCAGACATTATTGCACTGACAGGTTCATTTATTATAGAAAATATTAAAGGTGATGTCTCTTTTATTCTATTTTTCAATGAAGTAATGGCTTCGCTTGATTTTGTAGATTTAATTCCGGCTACCATAAAATCATTTTTTTTCGGCTTTGCTATTGGTTTGGTTGGTTGCTATAAAGGATATACTACCATACATGGAACGGCAGGTGTTGGTGTGTCCGCCAACTCAGCCGTAGTTGAAGCTTCGATCCTTGTGTTTTTTATTGATTTTATAGCTGTTATTATTGCAGACTTGATATATTTATCATGA
- a CDS encoding outer membrane lipoprotein carrier protein LolA, giving the protein MHQGLIKIANLFFICTMVVSIVAGQSTYLSKKDNDPKAKTILDKLKKQYDSYKTLEISFSMELELPNKPTEIQNGSVIQDGKKYQLKMKDQEIYCDYKSVWVYLKKNKEVQISDYDESESSAIMSPKQLLTLYEKGEYIYAIIEERKVGNSTFTDIEFKPVSKKSDFTKLRLTVDKNLNKMVSLRVFSKDGSKYTLKINDIKSNKKYDPALFTFNPKAVTGVHIEDLRID; this is encoded by the coding sequence ATGCATCAGGGTTTAATTAAAATTGCAAATCTATTTTTTATATGCACTATGGTCGTCAGTATAGTTGCAGGTCAGTCCACATACTTATCCAAAAAAGACAATGACCCAAAAGCAAAAACGATACTTGATAAGCTGAAGAAACAATATGACAGCTATAAGACTTTGGAAATCAGTTTTAGCATGGAACTGGAACTACCAAATAAGCCCACCGAAATTCAAAACGGCAGCGTCATACAGGATGGGAAAAAATATCAGTTGAAAATGAAGGACCAGGAAATATATTGCGATTATAAATCAGTATGGGTGTATCTCAAGAAAAACAAGGAAGTCCAGATCAGTGACTATGACGAATCGGAGTCATCGGCTATTATGTCTCCCAAACAATTGCTAACGCTCTACGAAAAAGGTGAATATATTTATGCCATCATTGAAGAAAGGAAAGTGGGAAATTCGACCTTTACAGATATTGAATTTAAGCCAGTAAGCAAAAAGTCTGATTTTACAAAATTGAGGCTGACAGTTGATAAAAATTTAAATAAAATGGTATCTTTACGTGTCTTTTCCAAAGATGGATCAAAATATACTTTAAAAATAAATGACATTAAGTCAAATAAAAAATATGACCCTGCACTCTTTACTTTCAACCCAAAAGCAGTAACAGGTGTTCATATTGAAGATCTGAGGATTGATTAA
- a CDS encoding flotillin family protein — protein MNELSGFGPMLIILVAAFVFFIIILALISRYKRCPSDKILVVYGRTGGTSAKCIHGGGAFIWPVIQDYAYLDLKPISIEANLTNALSRQNIRVDVPCRFTIAISTETDSMNNAAERLLGLKHEQIQELSKDILFGQLRLVIATMSIEEINSDRDKFLENISKNVDTELKKIGLKLINVNVTDIKDESGYIEALGKEAAAKAINEAKISVAEQEKIGETGKAMADRERDISIAETHRDRDVKMAMTQKDKEVSIAAANRDEAIGKAEAERDTRVKMSEANAIAVQGENEAKISIANSDALRREKEAESNRIAITAEKVQQARALEEAYSAEQKAELARSERERSSQIANVVIPAEIAKQRAIIDAQAEAERIRVNAKGEADAIFAKMEAEAKGLYEILTKQAEGYEKVVQAAGGDPSKAFQLLLIEKLPELVKTQVEAVKNIKIDKITVWDSGNGGNENGNGATANFVAGMMKSVPPLNDLFNMAGLNLPTYLKGTEPTKEITSAEPDKKE, from the coding sequence ATGAATGAATTATCAGGTTTTGGCCCTATGCTGATCATCTTAGTAGCGGCCTTTGTTTTTTTTATCATCATTTTGGCGCTGATCTCCAGGTACAAGAGATGCCCGTCAGACAAAATACTCGTAGTGTATGGTCGAACCGGAGGCACATCTGCTAAATGTATCCATGGAGGAGGTGCTTTTATTTGGCCTGTGATCCAGGATTACGCCTATTTAGACCTTAAACCGATCTCAATAGAAGCCAATCTTACCAATGCACTAAGCAGACAAAATATCAGGGTGGATGTACCGTGCAGGTTTACTATTGCCATCTCCACAGAGACGGATAGTATGAATAATGCTGCCGAAAGATTATTGGGACTGAAGCATGAACAGATTCAGGAATTGTCAAAAGATATATTATTCGGACAGTTGAGGCTGGTTATTGCCACTATGTCCATTGAAGAGATCAACTCCGACAGAGATAAATTTCTTGAAAACATTTCTAAAAATGTGGATACTGAGCTTAAAAAAATTGGCTTAAAACTGATCAACGTCAATGTCACTGACATCAAGGATGAGTCAGGTTATATCGAAGCTTTGGGAAAAGAAGCAGCTGCCAAAGCAATCAATGAAGCCAAAATAAGTGTTGCCGAGCAGGAAAAAATAGGAGAAACAGGAAAAGCTATGGCAGACAGAGAACGTGATATATCCATCGCGGAAACTCACAGAGATCGGGATGTAAAAATGGCGATGACCCAAAAAGACAAAGAAGTTAGCATCGCTGCCGCTAACAGAGATGAAGCTATAGGTAAAGCTGAAGCTGAAAGAGATACCAGGGTGAAGATGTCTGAAGCTAATGCTATTGCTGTGCAAGGTGAAAACGAAGCAAAAATCTCTATTGCCAATTCTGATGCCTTGCGTCGTGAAAAGGAAGCAGAGTCAAATCGTATAGCAATCACTGCAGAGAAGGTACAACAAGCAAGAGCACTCGAAGAAGCATATTCAGCAGAGCAAAAGGCAGAACTTGCCAGGTCCGAGAGAGAGCGGTCAAGTCAGATAGCCAATGTGGTCATACCTGCAGAAATAGCAAAACAGAGAGCTATCATCGATGCTCAGGCCGAAGCAGAACGCATAAGAGTGAATGCTAAGGGAGAAGCAGATGCCATTTTTGCAAAAATGGAAGCGGAGGCAAAAGGATTGTATGAAATACTTACCAAACAGGCTGAAGGTTACGAAAAGGTTGTTCAAGCGGCTGGTGGAGATCCATCGAAAGCATTCCAATTGTTGCTGATTGAAAAATTGCCTGAATTGGTGAAAACACAGGTAGAAGCTGTCAAAAATATCAAGATTGATAAAATCACGGTTTGGGACAGTGGAAATGGAGGCAATGAAAATGGCAATGGAGCCACAGCCAACTTTGTAGCCGGTATGATGAAGTCTGTACCGCCGCTCAATGATCTTTTTAATATGGCTGGCTTAAACCTTCCCACTTATCTGAAAGGAACAGAGCCGACAAAAGAAATTACATCTGCAGAACCGGATAAAAAAGAATAG
- a CDS encoding NfeD family protein, with translation MFDFLSDADIYLKTFWYVAMPVSLIFILQSVMTFIGIGDMDTDHDTGGEFGHGDSPMELFTLRNIINFLLGFSWGGISFYNTIDNKFLLITASVGVGVIFVTLFFYLIQQFRKLEEDNTFTTQAVINQEAEVYLRIPPAGEGNGKIQVSHNGAVHELPAIAESEAIATGDKVLIIDVLPEEVVVVRKL, from the coding sequence ATGTTTGATTTTCTGAGTGATGCTGATATTTACCTGAAGACATTTTGGTATGTGGCTATGCCGGTATCTCTGATTTTTATCCTGCAGTCTGTTATGACTTTTATTGGTATTGGTGATATGGATACAGATCATGATACAGGTGGAGAATTCGGTCATGGTGACAGCCCTATGGAATTATTTACATTAAGGAATATAATTAATTTCCTTTTGGGATTCAGTTGGGGTGGTATCAGTTTTTATAATACTATAGACAACAAATTCCTTCTGATTACTGCTTCAGTAGGTGTAGGAGTGATATTTGTAACATTATTCTTTTACTTGATTCAGCAGTTCAGAAAACTTGAAGAAGACAATACTTTTACCACACAGGCAGTGATCAATCAGGAAGCAGAAGTATACCTGAGAATACCACCTGCAGGTGAAGGTAACGGAAAAATTCAGGTGTCTCACAACGGGGCAGTCCATGAACTGCCGGCTATCGCGGAGTCAGAGGCTATTGCAACCGGTGATAAGGTGTTGATTATTGATGTTTTGCCGGAGGAAGTTGTGGTCGTCAGGAAATTGTAA
- the pyk gene encoding pyruvate kinase has product MHVNNHQKTKILATVGPASNSKEALLDLVQAGVNVFRLNFSHGAHSEHQKVIDNILEINEQYKVHVGILADLQGPKLRVGKMENNGLEISQGDVLTFVNEECIGTKEKIYMSYEGFARDVKVGEKVLVDDGKIVLEVISTNKINEVKLMVLFGSVLSSNKGVNLPDTAVSQPSLTEKDLEDLDYILTQPVNWIALSFVRQARDVRDLQKRIKAKKHIAKVVSKIEKPEAITNIKEIIKASDAIMIARGDLGVEIPIEKLPALQKMIIAKCIQRAKPVIVATQMMESMITNPSPTRAEVTDVANAVLDGTDAVMLSGETAVGNHPGLVVEAMRRIIGEAEAHFHLQGKRPAPDPDSDTFLSDTLCIHAPQMAESVNAKAILGLTVNGYTAFKMSAYRPKPDIHIFSDKPYMLNTLSLVWGVTCHLYTKFTTTDETIEDVNQILVDEGIVQTGDIVVNTGSMPLHKRFRTNMLKITIIE; this is encoded by the coding sequence ATCCATGTCAACAATCATCAAAAAACAAAAATTTTAGCCACAGTTGGTCCCGCATCAAATTCTAAAGAAGCATTACTCGACCTGGTGCAAGCTGGTGTAAATGTATTCAGATTAAACTTTTCACATGGTGCGCATTCAGAACATCAGAAGGTTATCGACAATATTCTTGAAATCAATGAGCAGTATAAAGTTCACGTAGGTATTCTGGCAGATCTTCAGGGACCAAAACTTCGGGTTGGTAAAATGGAAAATAATGGTCTGGAAATATCCCAAGGCGATGTACTGACTTTTGTCAATGAAGAATGTATCGGCACGAAGGAAAAAATCTACATGAGTTATGAAGGATTTGCACGTGATGTAAAAGTTGGTGAAAAAGTGCTTGTTGATGATGGAAAAATTGTATTGGAAGTTATCTCAACCAATAAGATCAATGAAGTCAAACTTATGGTGCTTTTTGGAAGTGTATTGTCATCCAATAAAGGTGTCAATCTACCAGACACAGCAGTGTCACAACCTTCATTGACAGAAAAAGACCTGGAAGATCTGGATTATATCCTCACACAACCAGTCAACTGGATTGCTTTGTCATTTGTCAGACAGGCGCGCGATGTAAGAGATCTTCAGAAAAGGATAAAGGCAAAAAAACATATAGCAAAAGTTGTTTCAAAAATAGAAAAACCTGAAGCAATAACCAATATCAAAGAGATTATAAAAGCATCAGATGCCATCATGATAGCCAGAGGAGACCTGGGTGTAGAGATACCCATCGAAAAGCTACCCGCGCTCCAAAAAATGATCATTGCAAAATGTATCCAAAGAGCAAAACCGGTCATAGTAGCTACACAAATGATGGAAAGCATGATCACCAATCCATCTCCTACCAGAGCCGAAGTAACAGATGTTGCCAATGCAGTCCTTGACGGTACAGATGCTGTGATGCTCAGTGGCGAAACTGCCGTGGGAAATCATCCTGGATTGGTTGTGGAAGCGATGCGAAGGATTATCGGTGAGGCTGAAGCTCATTTTCACTTACAAGGTAAAAGACCGGCCCCTGACCCTGATTCAGACACATTCCTATCTGATACCCTATGTATCCATGCTCCTCAGATGGCAGAATCAGTTAATGCAAAAGCTATACTTGGTCTGACAGTGAATGGCTATACCGCCTTCAAAATGTCCGCATACAGACCTAAACCCGATATCCATATATTCTCAGATAAACCTTATATGTTGAATACACTGAGTCTCGTTTGGGGTGTTACTTGTCATTTGTATACAAAATTTACTACTACTGATGAAACCATTGAAGACGTCAATCAAATTTTAGTAGACGAAGGTATTGTGCAAACAGGTGATATAGTAGTTAATACAGGTAGTATGCCCCTTCACAAAAGATTCAGAACCAATATGTTGAAGATTACCATAATTGAGTGA
- the trmD gene encoding tRNA (guanosine(37)-N1)-methyltransferase TrmD, which translates to MQIDIVTVVPDLLKSPFEHSIMKRAGDKGLLNINVVNLRSFGLGIHHQVDDYQYGGGAGMVMMCEPLDACISELKSNTKYDEIIYLTPDGLTFNQKTANRLSCLKSIMIICGHYKGIDQRIRDLHVTMEISVGDFVLSGGELAAAVITDAIGRLIPGVLNDETSALTDSFQDDLLAPPVYTRPADFKGLKVPDVLLSGHDRLIDEWRYEAALRITEAKRPDLLKTDK; encoded by the coding sequence ATGCAAATAGATATTGTCACCGTAGTACCGGATCTTCTAAAGAGTCCATTTGAGCACTCCATTATGAAAAGAGCCGGAGACAAAGGCTTACTAAATATTAATGTCGTCAACCTAAGATCATTTGGACTTGGCATTCACCATCAGGTGGATGACTATCAGTATGGCGGAGGCGCTGGCATGGTGATGATGTGTGAACCACTTGATGCTTGCATTTCAGAGTTAAAATCCAATACCAAATACGACGAAATCATATACCTGACTCCTGACGGTCTGACTTTTAATCAAAAGACAGCCAACCGTTTATCTTGCCTAAAAAGTATAATGATCATCTGCGGACATTATAAAGGCATCGATCAGCGGATCAGGGACTTACACGTAACGATGGAAATTTCTGTTGGGGATTTTGTACTATCAGGTGGTGAACTGGCAGCAGCTGTCATTACTGATGCAATAGGAAGACTTATCCCTGGAGTGCTCAATGATGAAACAAGTGCATTGACAGATTCATTTCAGGACGATTTGCTGGCTCCGCCTGTATATACACGGCCGGCAGATTTTAAGGGACTGAAGGTGCCCGATGTACTGTTATCAGGTCATGACAGACTCATAGATGAATGGCGATATGAAGCAGCTCTCAGAATCACGGAGGCTAAAAGACCTGATTTGCTCAAAACAGATAAATAG
- the purE gene encoding 5-(carboxyamino)imidazole ribonucleotide mutase: MEKPVVSIIMGSDSDLPVMNQAAEMLEYFGIPFEKTIVSAHRTPLRMVEFAQNAHIRGIQVIIAGAGGAAHLPGMVASISPLPVIGVPVKSSNSIDGWDSVLSILQMPGGIPVATVALNGAKNAGILAASILGVSDLSMRDKISAYKAKLHDEVMEKVDKLDKDRMKKE; the protein is encoded by the coding sequence ATGGAGAAACCAGTAGTTAGTATCATCATGGGCTCAGACTCAGACCTGCCGGTCATGAATCAAGCTGCAGAAATGCTGGAATATTTTGGAATACCATTTGAAAAGACCATTGTTTCCGCACATAGGACACCACTGAGGATGGTAGAGTTTGCACAAAATGCGCATATCAGAGGTATTCAGGTGATCATCGCAGGGGCAGGCGGGGCAGCCCACTTACCTGGAATGGTCGCATCTATCTCACCCTTGCCCGTAATCGGGGTACCTGTCAAGTCTTCCAATTCAATTGATGGTTGGGATTCTGTACTTTCTATACTTCAGATGCCCGGCGGTATTCCGGTAGCTACAGTAGCACTGAATGGTGCAAAAAATGCAGGGATTTTAGCCGCTTCCATTCTGGGTGTCAGTGATCTGTCCATGCGCGACAAAATATCCGCATATAAGGCAAAGCTCCATGATGAAGTTATGGAAAAAGTAGATAAATTGGATAAAGATAGAATGAAAAAAGAATAA
- a CDS encoding 5-(carboxyamino)imidazole ribonucleotide synthase — MENKLNQKIAILGGGQLGKMLIQAGSRLGLSLSVMDIDREFPAAFVCSDYICGDIRNYDDVLAFGMDADVITIEIENVNIEALEELQRRGKKVFPQPEVLKVIKDKGKQKMFYEGNGFPTSEFALCKNADEVIKAIEKKQLEFPFVQKLRTDGYDGRGVEIIKTKNQLSRLFDKPSVVEDLVEVEKEIAIIVARNSSGEVSTFPAVEMVFHPTANLVEFLSSPANISKELSLIADDIARRLAESLGIIGLLAVEMFVDKNNKILINEVAPRPHNSGHHTIEACVTSQYEMHLRAILDLPLGQTTQIRPAVMTNLLGEPGYTGSPIYQNMELCLAKSGVYPHIYGKKETKPFRKMGHVTITGENLEDAIKTARFVQNNLKVIA, encoded by the coding sequence ATGGAAAATAAATTAAATCAAAAAATTGCCATTCTTGGTGGCGGGCAATTGGGCAAAATGCTGATTCAGGCAGGAAGTCGTCTTGGACTCAGCCTATCTGTGATGGATATTGATAGAGAATTTCCGGCAGCATTTGTATGTTCAGATTACATATGCGGGGATATCAGAAATTATGATGATGTTCTTGCTTTTGGCATGGATGCGGATGTGATCACCATCGAGATAGAAAATGTCAACATTGAAGCATTGGAAGAGTTGCAAAGGAGAGGTAAAAAGGTATTTCCCCAACCTGAAGTCTTGAAAGTCATCAAAGATAAAGGAAAGCAGAAGATGTTTTATGAAGGAAATGGATTTCCAACTTCTGAGTTCGCTTTGTGTAAAAATGCTGATGAAGTCATAAAAGCCATAGAAAAGAAACAGTTGGAATTTCCATTTGTGCAAAAACTCAGAACTGACGGTTATGATGGAAGAGGAGTGGAAATAATAAAAACCAAAAACCAATTGTCCCGGTTGTTTGACAAGCCATCCGTTGTAGAGGATTTAGTTGAAGTAGAAAAAGAGATAGCTATCATAGTAGCAAGAAATTCATCAGGGGAAGTGAGTACTTTTCCAGCTGTGGAGATGGTATTTCATCCCACGGCCAATCTTGTTGAATTTTTATCGAGTCCCGCCAATATTAGCAAAGAACTGTCTCTCATAGCCGATGACATCGCTCGAAGACTGGCAGAGTCATTGGGAATCATTGGGCTTTTAGCAGTTGAAATGTTTGTGGACAAAAACAATAAAATTCTGATCAATGAGGTAGCTCCACGTCCTCACAATTCAGGCCACCATACTATTGAGGCTTGTGTTACATCGCAATACGAAATGCATCTGAGAGCTATTTTAGACCTGCCACTCGGGCAAACTACCCAAATCAGACCTGCTGTGATGACTAATTTATTGGGTGAACCAGGGTACACGGGTAGTCCAATCTATCAAAATATGGAGCTATGCCTTGCAAAAAGTGGTGTCTATCCTCATATTTATGGTAAAAAAGAGACAAAACCATTTAGAAAAATGGGGCACGTTACTATCACCGGAGAGAATCTGGAAGATGCCATCAAGACAGCAAGATTTGTTCAAAATAACTTAAAAGTAATAGCCTGA
- a CDS encoding ferredoxin — MAKIIHYRSKCIGCNICFEMQPEYWRLSKKDGKATLINGLLKKDTHILGIPDDDIDLSKQTAEHCPVKVIKVFL; from the coding sequence ATGGCTAAGATCATACATTACAGAAGTAAGTGTATAGGTTGTAACATTTGCTTCGAAATGCAACCGGAATACTGGCGACTATCAAAAAAGGACGGAAAAGCCACTTTGATCAACGGCCTGCTCAAAAAAGATACCCATATCCTTGGCATTCCCGATGATGATATAGATTTAAGCAAGCAAACAGCTGAACATTGTCCTGTCAAGGTGATAAAGGTATTTTTATGA
- a CDS encoding U32 family peptidase, with product MTLKKPELLAPVGSFESIYSAIKAGADAIYFGVEQLNMRTKSIPTITIEDIAEVGQICRQHEIKAYLTLNTVVYDYDMQLARKIISECKDQRIDAVIASDFAVFDMCKSIGMPLHISTQANVSNIESVAFFAQMADVVVLARELTLKQVQHITSEIHRRDLRGVSGELIKIETFVHGALCMAVSGKCYLSLHEKNASANRGACVQNCRRPYQVTDLETGNELLIDNEYIMSPKDLCTIEFVDELMEAGIDVFKIEGRSKSAEYVYTTTKCYREAIDAVSEGSYTDEKVKNWLTELDKVYNRGFWEGYFMGRKLGEWTKNPGSIAAEKKIYLAKATKYYPRINVAEFLVETGTIRAGDLLMVIGRNIGSDKIVLDELIVNGIRQDEAKKGDKITFPFPKELKSNDKLYKVVTENG from the coding sequence ATGACCTTAAAAAAGCCGGAATTACTTGCTCCTGTCGGTTCGTTTGAGTCAATATACAGTGCCATAAAGGCTGGCGCTGATGCCATCTACTTTGGTGTAGAACAACTTAATATGCGTACTAAATCAATACCAACAATAACCATTGAAGATATTGCTGAAGTAGGACAGATTTGCAGACAACATGAAATCAAAGCATATCTCACCTTGAATACTGTAGTGTACGATTATGATATGCAATTAGCCAGAAAGATCATCTCAGAATGTAAAGATCAAAGAATAGATGCAGTGATAGCTTCAGATTTTGCAGTATTTGATATGTGTAAATCCATCGGAATGCCATTACATATCAGCACACAAGCCAATGTGAGCAATATCGAATCTGTGGCCTTTTTTGCACAGATGGCAGATGTTGTCGTTTTGGCCAGAGAACTCACTTTGAAGCAAGTACAGCATATCACTTCAGAAATACATCGCAGAGATCTTCGTGGTGTCTCCGGTGAATTGATAAAAATTGAGACCTTTGTTCACGGTGCTTTGTGCATGGCAGTTTCCGGCAAATGTTATCTGAGTCTCCATGAAAAAAATGCATCTGCCAATCGGGGTGCTTGTGTCCAGAATTGTCGCAGACCGTATCAGGTGACAGATCTGGAGACTGGCAATGAGTTACTGATCGACAATGAATACATTATGTCACCCAAAGATCTTTGTACAATAGAATTTGTAGACGAATTGATGGAAGCTGGTATTGATGTTTTCAAAATAGAAGGACGAAGTAAATCAGCAGAATATGTCTACACTACTACAAAATGTTACAGGGAGGCCATTGATGCCGTTTCAGAAGGAAGTTATACAGATGAAAAAGTAAAAAACTGGTTGACCGAGTTGGACAAGGTGTACAACCGTGGGTTTTGGGAAGGATATTTTATGGGAAGAAAACTAGGAGAATGGACTAAGAATCCTGGTTCCATAGCCGCTGAAAAGAAAATTTACTTAGCCAAAGCGACCAAATACTATCCGAGAATTAATGTAGCCGAATTTCTTGTAGAAACCGGAACAATTCGAGCTGGCGACCTCCTGATGGTCATAGGTAGGAATATAGGCTCCGATAAAATTGTATTGGATGAACTCATCGTCAATGGCATCAGGCAGGACGAAGCAAAAAAAGGAGATAAGATCACTTTCCCATTTCCAAAAGAACTGAAATCCAATGACAAACTATACAAAGTAGTAACGGAAAATGGCTAA